ACCGATCGCCGAGGGCTTGCGGGAGGCTTCGATGGTGATCTCCAGGGCTGCTCCGCGCGGCCCGGTGACCGTGGTGCTGGTCACCGACGGTCGGGCGACCGCAGCGGGAACCAGCCCGGCGGCCGCCTCGTCGGATGCTACGGAGGCGGCGAGGGACCTGGCCCGGGCGGGGGTGACCGTGGTGGTGGTGGACAGTGAGCGGGGTCGGACCCGCCTGGGTCGGGCCCGCGAGCTGGCCGAGCGCGCGGGGGCGGTGCTCGTGCCCTTCGAAGAACTCGAACGACTCGCTGGCGGTGACGGCAGGGGGCTCGACGCATCCGGTCGGGCTGCGGACGGTCACGGCCAGACCCGGTCCACCGGCGAACCGTTTCCCCGGCAAACAGTGAGGTGATGATGCCCGAGCGCGATCCCGACGACATCCCGACCGATGACCCGCGACCCGACGGCCTGCGTCGGGCGTCGTCGCTGGTGGTGGTCTTCACCGGTCCGGGGAAGGGGAAGACCTCCGCGGCGATGGGCACCGTGTTGCGGTCGGTGGCCCGCGACTGGCGGGTGGCGGTGGTGCAGTTCCTGAAGTCGGGGCGGTGGCGCACCGGCGAGGAGAAGGTGTGCCGCCGGCTCGGTGTGGACTGGTGGGCCCACGGGGAGGGGTTCACCTGGGAGTCCGAGGACCTCGACCTCGACCGGGCGGTGGCCGCCGCGGCGTGGGAACGGGCCCGGGAGCTCATCGTCGGGAGTGAACACCGCCTGGTGGTGCTCGACGAGGTCACCTACCCGCTGAACTGGGGCTGGATCGACGCGTCGGACGTCATCGCGACGATCCGTGACCGCCCGGGCCAGGTGAGCGTCGTGGCCACGGGGCGCAACGCCCCACCGGGGCTGGTCGAAGTGGCCGACACGGTGTCGGAGATTGCCGACGTGAAACACGCCTACCGAGCCGGTATCCGCGCCAAACGCGGGATTGACTTCTGACTCAGAAGCTGGACTCAGCATGGACACGGGATCGGCGAGGCACGAGCCACCGGTGCGATCACCCGCCCCGCTTGACAAGCCTCGAGGCGGCTCCTGACCTCGGTCCCTTACCGTCCGCCGGCGTGACCTGATGGACCGGCCGAACTGTTCATCGCTGCGCGTAACCGAGCCGCGCAGAGATGAACCGTTCGGAAAGAAGAACGGGAGGGGGGCGACGACTCGGCGGCCAGTCGGCAGCTCGAGCTCCGCTAGCGTGAGCCACTGGTGCGGGCCACCCCTGCGCCGGAGGACCACATGACCGATCTCGCCATCCGTGAGCCGTCTGCTGGGCAGCCGAGCGTCATCGCGCCGGCGAGGCCCGGTACCCGGGTGCGCTGGTGGGTTCCGGTCCTCGCGTTCGTCGCCATCGGTGCGGTGCTGTGGTGCGTGGC
This DNA window, taken from Rhabdothermincola sediminis, encodes the following:
- the cobO gene encoding cob(I)yrinic acid a,c-diamide adenosyltransferase: MMPERDPDDIPTDDPRPDGLRRASSLVVVFTGPGKGKTSAAMGTVLRSVARDWRVAVVQFLKSGRWRTGEEKVCRRLGVDWWAHGEGFTWESEDLDLDRAVAAAAWERARELIVGSEHRLVVLDEVTYPLNWGWIDASDVIATIRDRPGQVSVVATGRNAPPGLVEVADTVSEIADVKHAYRAGIRAKRGIDF